One region of Vanessa cardui chromosome 20, ilVanCard2.1, whole genome shotgun sequence genomic DNA includes:
- the LOC124538182 gene encoding ETS-like protein pointed isoform X3, with translation MGIKVMMKAFNKPKDIPSQVPPLTPGTNKKMAEALKATFASWEKEQLRLGVPKDPRQWSEAAVAAWLRWAAREFSLEGVALQQFARAQGKDICAMGREEFVARAPAFMGDILWEHLEILQKDVEKERSLLANVPPNMYESNVCLPELTDYIPPPAHHYNNNNNTGGYTTGGPRETNTYYTEASGGAPAPPAPAPAATSPLDEYYQPEYPPPAPSQPYLDDYYHHAHAHTQPLVTHEHKYQPHAYTKPYPRTAGGRYGAGGEVYGEGYATEYGGCAEWSEWPGEQHALLPQDKLPYPASGPCFTGSGPIQLWQFLLELLTDRSCQGFISWTGDGWEFKLTDPDEVARRWGIRKNKPKMNYEKLSRGLRYYYDKNIIHKTAGKRYVYRFVCDLQSLLGISPEQLHAMYEPKMEKKDDD, from the exons ACATCCCATCGCAGGTGCCGCCGCTCACGCCCGGCACCAACAAGAAGATGGCCGAGGCGCTGAAGGCTACCTTCGCCTCCTGGGAGAAGGAACAGCTGCGCCTCGGCGTACCAAAAG ATCCCCGGCAATGGAGCGAGGCAGCAGTGGCGGCATGGCTGCGCTGGGCTGCGCGGGAGTTCTCCCTGGAGGGCGTAGCGCTGCAGCAGTTCGCACGCGCGCAAGGCAAGGACATCTGTGCAATGGGCCGCGAAGAGTTCGTCGCGCGCGCTCCCGCCTTCATGGGCGACATACTGTGGGAACACTTAGAGATTTTACAAAAAG ATGTGGAAAAGGAGCGTTCTCTACTCGCGAACGTCCCGCCAAATATGTATGAAAGCAACGTTTGCTTGCCCGAGCTGACGGATTACATCCCTCCGCCGGCACAtcactacaacaacaacaacaacactg GCGGCTACACAACAGGTGGCCCTCGTGAGACCAACACATACTACACCGAGGCGAGCGGTGGTGCGCCCGCACCGCCCGCGCCTGCGCCCGCTGCCACCTCCCCCCTCGACGAGTACTACCAGCCGGAGTACCCGCCACCGGCGCCCTCGCAACCCTACCTCGACGACTACTACCATcacgcgcacgcacacacacagcCCTTGGTTACACACGAGCATAAGTACCAGCCTCACGCGTATACCAAGCCTTACCCAAGAA CAGCGGGTGGGAGGTACGGCGCGGGCGGTGAAGTCTACGGCGAAGGCTACGCGACGGAATACGGCGGCTGCGCGGAGTGGAGCGAGTGGCCGGGCGAGCAGCACGCGCTGCTACCTCAGGACAAACTGCCCTACCCGGCCTCTGGGCCCTGCTTCACTG GTTCAGGACCGATCCAGCTGTGGCAGTTCCTACTGGAGCTTCTCACCGACAGGAGCTGCCAAGGGTTCATCTCGTGGACCGGCGACGGCTGGGAGTTCAAACTCACAGACCCCGATGAG GTCGCCCGACGTTGGGGCATCCGCAAGAACAAGCCCAAGATGAACTATGAGAAACTGTCGCGTGGCCTGCGCTACTACTACGACAAGAACATCATCCACAAGACGGCCGGCAAGCGTTACGTGTACCGCTTCGTTTGCGACCTGCAGAGCTTGCTTGG taTATCACCAGAGCAACTGCACGCAATGTATGAGCCTAAAATGGAAAAGAAAGACGACGACTGA